CCCGCTTCAGGCTGGCGTCGATGACCAAGCCGGTAACCGCCGTGGCCGCCATGATGCTGGTTGAAGAAGGCCGTCTTTCGCTCAACGACCCGGTGTCGCTCTACCTGCCGGTAGCAGCGAGCCTGCGCGTGGCCACCGACAGTTCTCCAGGTGAACCGCTTGCAACCGAGCCCCTGCAAGAGCCGCTCACCGTACGCCACCTGCTGAGCTTTTCGGCCGGCATCGGTCACGAACAAGACCCTTCGCCCCTGGGCAGGCTGTGGGCCGAGCGCGACATCTACGCGGGCGCGGGGTCGCTGGAGCTGCGCGTCAACCGCATACTCACCGCGCCGCTTTACGAACAACCCGGCACGCGCTGGCGCTACGGCTGGACGGCCGACGTGCTGGCCCGCGTGGTCGAAGTCGCCGCCGGACAGCCCTTCGGTGAGTTCCTGGTCGAGCGCGTGTTCGAACCCCTGGGCATGAGTTCAACGGGCTTCCTGCCGCCGGTCAACGAGCAGGCCGACATGGCGCGCGTGTACACGAAAGACGAAGACGGCGACCTCCTGCTGGTGGAGCACCCTCACCACGACCCGGCCGACTGGACACCGGGCGGTAGTGGCCTGGTCTCGACGGCGGGCGACTATCTCAAGTTTGCGCTCATGCTGTGGAACCGGGGCAGCTACAACGGAGTGCGCCTGCTCCAACCCGAGACCGTTGGCCTGATGACGCGCGCGCACGTCGCCTCGGGCGTGCTCGCCGAAGAAGACATCGAGGGGCTGGGCTGGGGCCTGGGTATGGCGGTAGTGGTTGACCCCGACGCCACCATCATGACCGACCGCAAGGGCGACTTCTGGTGGTCGGGATACTTCGGGACGACGTTCATAGTCAGCCCCACCACGGGGCTGGTGGGCGTTGTGCTCGCCCAGGACCAGCCGGGCCCGTACAGCGGCCGGCCCTACCCGGTTTATATCGCCCAGTCTTTCGCCTTCTTCGGGTTGTAACGCCAGCGGGCTTGCGTGCGCGCGGCCCGCGACTATCGTCATCCCCCTGCTGGAGGTAACCGGATGCAACTGCCTGAACAACACCGTCGTTTTCTCCTGGTCGACCAGGGCAGGTGATGCGCCCTGCGTATTTAAAACTCGACTGCTATGCTACTCCTCCACAATCACAGTGGAGCAGTCATGCCTGTCAGTAAAGAACTTCAAGCAATCATCGATGCCATACCTTCCGATTTTGCCGATCCAGCGGCTGACTACAATGCCGTGCGCAAAATGTTCGCCCCATTCCACGGCCATCCTGTCGGTGATGATTTACGAATTACGATAACGGAGTACGGCGGCGTTCGTTGCGGCGAGTACGAGTTGGAGGAACACGAAAGCAACCGGATAGTATTCCATTGCCATGGTGGTGCTTTCGTCTCTACCCCGCTTGATGAGTACCATTTCTACGCCGAAATCATTGCACGCCAGACTGGTTGCAGGGTAGTAATGCCTGACTATCGGCTGGCTCCAGAGTACCCCTACCCAGCCGCAGCTGACGACTGCTTCAAGTCCTACCGTGGTCTACTGGACAGTGGCGTAAATCCAGACGACGTCATACTGCTGGGGGAATCCTGCGGCGGCAGCCTCGCGGTAGGATTACTGTTGCAGCTGCGAGAGAAGAACCTGCCGATGCCGGCTTGCTTAGTATCACTGACAGGCTGGTTTGACCTGTCTGTCTCTGGAGAATCAGTAGATGGCCGAGATCCGTTCTTGACCCCGGAGTGGGTTCGCAATCGAGGTCGAGATTACGTGGCAGGGAAAATGAACCTCAATGATCCACGCGTGTCGCCAGCATTTGCTGATTTGAGCGACCTACCTCCCATGTATTTGCAGATAGGTCAGTTCGATACAGTCCGCGAAGGGGCAATTTCACTTGCCATCAACGCCCTGCGTTCGGGCGTGGAGGTCACCATGGAGAGCTGGCCTGGCATGATCCAGGGCTGGCATGGCCTGGTGAATGCGGGAGTACCGGAGGCTACTGCTGCGTGGGCAAAAATTCGTGGCTACATACTGGACAGGACAAGGATGTAAAGAGGGGCTGGTTAACTGAAGGGACGGGGATAGAAATGTGACTGAAATAGAATCGCAAATATTACGACTCAATGACCTTGAAGATATCAAGGGCCTCGTTCATCGATATGCACACTGTATCTGGCAGGAAAAACCACTGGAGGCCGCCGATCTTTTTTCTGATGATGGCATTATCGATTTTGGACCTTATGGTGGGCGAGTTTCGGGACGTGAGAAGCTGCGGTCCCTGTTGCAAGAAAAAGTTGAAGAGCAGTGGTTACAACCTTTCGTCCACAATCACCTGATTGATCTCGACGGTGATAAGGCAAGTGGATATGTCTATATCGATTTGCGCAGCCAAACTGAAGGCGGCTGTATGATCGGGTCCGGGTATTACGAAGACGACTACGTGCGTATTGACGGTCAGTGGAAGTTTAAGTGTCGTGCCGTGCACATGGAGTACCTGGTGCCCGCAGGCACGTCATGGAGTCGGGCAACCGATTAAAGCCGGGCGCGCCCTGAAGCCAGGTTAGCCCTATACATTTACGCCAGGTTATTTTTACAAATTTTCCCTTCTGTCATAACAAGCTGCAGTTTGTCCTGGTCTCCCAGGACGCTGATATCCTCGCTGGGGTCTCCGTTGATCACGAGTAAATCGGCTATTTTACCCGTGCTGATTGTGCCCAGTTCTTTTCCCATATTCATGGATTCTGCTGGATGCCTGGTTGCCCAGCGGATGACGTCCAATTCAGCTACTCCGCAATCGACGTAGAGTTGCATCTCTTTATGATAGTCACCGTGGGGTGTCATCGCCGTACCCCAGTCATCACCAATCATGAACTTTGCACCGGCACGGGCGGCCAGCGGCAGCATCCGGCACATATTGTCAAAGTCCTGCTGCATGACCTCGAAAAACGGCTGGTCGATGGTGCCGTCGCCCTGGGCGCTCACGGTTTCGAGAATGGCTTTCAGCAGGTAGACGCTGGGACAGACGAATGTGTCGCTTTCAACGATACGGTCAATACACTCCACATCGAGTTGGTCGACGTGATCCAGGATGTCGACACCCGCGTCGATACAATCGAGAATGGCCTGTTTGCCGGTAACGTGAGAGCGAATCAGTTTACCCCGTTGGTGCGTGGCTTCGACTGCTGCAGTGAGTTCATCGGCGTTCATGGAAAGAAAGCTTGAGCCGTAGAGCAGTGCGTGGCCACTGTCGTTGAATATCTTGATGACCTCTGCTCCCTCCAGGATCTCCCGACGCACACCTTTGCGAAACTCGTCAGGGCCGTCACAAATGCGTTGCGCACCCATACTGGTGAGGCCCCACCAGGAATACTCCGGTAAATCGTTAGAGTCACCGGTGGTGATAAGCCATCGTCCGGAAGCAAAGATACGGGGTCCTTCGACAATACCATCTGCGATTGCCATTTTTAGCTGCGCATCCAACGCGGCTCCGGTGGCGGCCCCAATGACGCTGGTGAACCCGCAATCCAAAGCCAATTTTGCCTGGGTGGAAGCGAGCAGCATCAGGTAGCCGGGGGGTTGTTCCAGTCCAACCGGCAGGCACTTGAAATCCAGGCCCTTGTAGGAACCATGCCAATGAGCCTGAAACATGCCTGGCATAAGGGTGCGACCATCCAATGCAAACTGTTGGTCACTCGGGTCCAACCTGGCAGTAGTGTCGTCGCCGACATAAACCAGGCGGCCTCCATCGACAATTACGGTCTGGCCTGGCTGCGCAGGATGATCCCCATCCAATAGCCTGGCATTTGTAAAAACGATTCGACTCACGGTAATTCCTTCGCACGGCCAAGCCGTGCTGTTAGTGTATTATTAACTCGGTATAGGGTGAAACTGTCTTACCAGACAGGTTTTTGGCGTTACTAGTGTCACTCTTGAAGCCTGTCAGCCGGGGAGCGAAAGAACGTGAAAGAACAGGATTGGGTGGAAGATATTTTCTCGGCGTGGGCACGGGAATTTCCCGACGAGGATACCACCGCGCTCAAAACCATGACACGGTTGGCTCGGCTGGATCTGCTTCTCGCTACTTTCCAGCAGCAATGCTTGTCTCCCCTGGACCTGGTCATGAGTGACTTTATGGTGCTTGCGTCCCTGAGACGACTGGGCGCACCCTACCAGGCTACGCCCAGTACGCTGTATAACGTCATGGAGCGTTCTTCGGGGGGGATGACCAAGATGATCAAGAGGCTGGAGTCCATGGAGTTGGTAGAGCGATTACCTGATCCCGCCGATGGCAGGGGTAGCCTGGTGCGCTTGACCAAACGTGGTTTCGATATCCACGGTAAGGCATTTCATCGCTTTGTTGAGGGCTCAAACGCACTACTGGAGGATGCCTCTGTGACACGAGGCAAGACGTTGGACCGCTCATTGCAATTCCTGGTGCGAGCCTTTGAGGATTACCAGCGGGGTTAACCTCGAAAGCTCGCACCCGTTTGC
The nucleotide sequence above comes from Candidatus Binatota bacterium. Encoded proteins:
- a CDS encoding amidohydrolase family protein gives rise to the protein MSRIVFTNARLLDGDHPAQPGQTVIVDGGRLVYVGDDTTARLDPSDQQFALDGRTLMPGMFQAHWHGSYKGLDFKCLPVGLEQPPGYLMLLASTQAKLALDCGFTSVIGAATGAALDAQLKMAIADGIVEGPRIFASGRWLITTGDSNDLPEYSWWGLTSMGAQRICDGPDEFRKGVRREILEGAEVIKIFNDSGHALLYGSSFLSMNADELTAAVEATHQRGKLIRSHVTGKQAILDCIDAGVDILDHVDQLDVECIDRIVESDTFVCPSVYLLKAILETVSAQGDGTIDQPFFEVMQQDFDNMCRMLPLAARAGAKFMIGDDWGTAMTPHGDYHKEMQLYVDCGVAELDVIRWATRHPAESMNMGKELGTISTGKIADLLVINGDPSEDISVLGDQDKLQLVMTEGKICKNNLA
- a CDS encoding MarR family transcriptional regulator, encoding MKEQDWVEDIFSAWAREFPDEDTTALKTMTRLARLDLLLATFQQQCLSPLDLVMSDFMVLASLRRLGAPYQATPSTLYNVMERSSGGMTKMIKRLESMELVERLPDPADGRGSLVRLTKRGFDIHGKAFHRFVEGSNALLEDASVTRGKTLDRSLQFLVRAFEDYQRG
- a CDS encoding alpha/beta hydrolase, whose product is MLLLHNHSGAVMPVSKELQAIIDAIPSDFADPAADYNAVRKMFAPFHGHPVGDDLRITITEYGGVRCGEYELEEHESNRIVFHCHGGAFVSTPLDEYHFYAEIIARQTGCRVVMPDYRLAPEYPYPAAADDCFKSYRGLLDSGVNPDDVILLGESCGGSLAVGLLLQLREKNLPMPACLVSLTGWFDLSVSGESVDGRDPFLTPEWVRNRGRDYVAGKMNLNDPRVSPAFADLSDLPPMYLQIGQFDTVREGAISLAINALRSGVEVTMESWPGMIQGWHGLVNAGVPEATAAWAKIRGYILDRTRM
- a CDS encoding class A beta-lactamase-related serine hydrolase; its protein translation is MHQQRTVNGRQRQQSAAGRKTAGLLAVCAAACLLATACGGPTRQDSEAAVNIAAADPALAQPEALSSLSTAALDAFLDFNAAIGTNSGYVAVFARDGRVVHAHTAGYADVEAGLPMQLSTRFRLASMTKPVTAVAAMMLVEEGRLSLNDPVSLYLPVAASLRVATDSSPGEPLATEPLQEPLTVRHLLSFSAGIGHEQDPSPLGRLWAERDIYAGAGSLELRVNRILTAPLYEQPGTRWRYGWTADVLARVVEVAAGQPFGEFLVERVFEPLGMSSTGFLPPVNEQADMARVYTKDEDGDLLLVEHPHHDPADWTPGGSGLVSTAGDYLKFALMLWNRGSYNGVRLLQPETVGLMTRAHVASGVLAEEDIEGLGWGLGMAVVVDPDATIMTDRKGDFWWSGYFGTTFIVSPTTGLVGVVLAQDQPGPYSGRPYPVYIAQSFAFFGL
- a CDS encoding nuclear transport factor 2 family protein codes for the protein MTEIESQILRLNDLEDIKGLVHRYAHCIWQEKPLEAADLFSDDGIIDFGPYGGRVSGREKLRSLLQEKVEEQWLQPFVHNHLIDLDGDKASGYVYIDLRSQTEGGCMIGSGYYEDDYVRIDGQWKFKCRAVHMEYLVPAGTSWSRATD